Within the Caldisalinibacter kiritimatiensis genome, the region AGATTTTTACAGGCAGACTCTTTTGATGTGGTTTACGGTGGAGGAGAAGCTAATGTTGCTGTTTCTTTAGCTAACTTTGGGCTAGATGCCTATTTTGTAACTAAACTTCCGAACAATCCAATAGGGCAGGCTGCTGTTAATTATCTAAGAAAATTTGGTGTAAATACTGACTTTATAGCAAGAGGAGGAGAAAGAATAGGGATATATTTTTTAGAAACTGGAGCATCTATGAGATCTTCAAAAGTTGTATATGATAGAGCTCATTCCTCTATTGCAGAAGCTGATATTAAAGATTTTGATTTTGATGAGATATTTATGGGAGCTGATTGGTTCCATTTTTCAGGAATTACTCCAGCTTTAAGTGACAAGTCAGCTGAGCTAACAGAAGAGGCCTTGAAAGTAGCTAAAAAACATGGGGTTATTGTAAGTGTTGATTTAAACTATAGAAAAAAACTATGGACACCAGAAAAGGCAAAAAAAGTTATGACTAGGTTGATGCAATATGTTGATATATGTATAGGGAATGAAGAGGATGCAGAAAAAACTTTAGGGTTTAAACCTGGAAAAACTGATGTCACTAAAGGAAAGCTAGAGTTATCAGGTTATAAGGATATATTTAAGCAAATGAAAGATAAATTTGGGTTTAAATACATAGTAACAACATTAAGAGAAAGTTATTCTGCATCAGATAACGGTTGGTCTGCTTTAATATATGATGGTAATGAGTTTTATCGGTCAAGGAAGTATGATATTAGAATTGTAGATAGGGTAGGAGGAGGAGATTCCTTTGCTGGTGGATTGATTTACTCA harbors:
- a CDS encoding sugar kinase — translated: MTKKIITMGEIMLRLSTPGYKRFLQADSFDVVYGGGEANVAVSLANFGLDAYFVTKLPNNPIGQAAVNYLRKFGVNTDFIARGGERIGIYFLETGASMRSSKVVYDRAHSSIAEADIKDFDFDEIFMGADWFHFSGITPALSDKSAELTEEALKVAKKHGVIVSVDLNYRKKLWTPEKAKKVMTRLMQYVDICIGNEEDAEKTLGFKPGKTDVTKGKLELSGYKDIFKQMKDKFGFKYIVTTLRESYSASDNGWSALIYDGNEFYRSRKYDIRIVDRVGGGDSFAGGLIYSLVTGKNFKEALEFAVAASALKHTIPGDFNLVSVDEVMTLVNGDSSGRVQR